From the genome of Mustela lutreola isolate mMusLut2 chromosome 16, mMusLut2.pri, whole genome shotgun sequence, one region includes:
- the ZNF579 gene encoding zinc finger protein 579 isoform X2 — translation MNEYVCLLGWGGELRPASQARSPLPMQNPGIQADCPPRPLGPLVLPLPAFQPVFPLLGSVERPGFRGEGLGSDTEPSLLHPPPRWGPPSLPATTVRVWPAAGKEERSEGGGGMDPQPPPPAQGSPPHRGRGRGRGRGRGRGRGRGRGGAGAPRAPLPCPTCGRLFRFPYYLSRHRLSHSGLRPHACPLCPKAFRRPAHLSRHLRGHGPQPPLRCAACPRTFPEPAQLRRHLAQEHAGGEVELAIERAAKEAAESSWGSQDAGAEQPTTAAAGAAEEEAAWPETWPAGEPATLAAPTSAEPRESEEEEAEAGAAELRAELALAAGRQEEKQVLLQADWTLLCLRCREAFATKGELKAHPCLRPEGEQEGEGGPPPRPKRHQCSICLKAFARPWSLSRHRLVHSTDRPFVCPDCGLAFRLASYLRQHRRVHGALSLLAPLPPAGKKDDKAPGGRNSGKGPEGGEGAECGSASEGGEGGQNGGDAAPARPPAGEPRFWCPECGKGFRRRAHLRQHGVTHSGARPFQCVRCQREFKRLADLARHAQVHAGGPAPHPCPRCPRRFSRAYSLLRHQRCHRAELERAAALQALQAQAPPSPPPPPPPPPAGQEEEGLPMPIARIKEEPPSPGTPPQSPPPPPPAPPVFLSASCFDSQDHSAFEMEEEEIDSKAHLRGLGGLAS, via the exons atgaatgaatatgtgtgtctgctggggtggggaggagagctgCGTCCAGCCTCCCAGGCCCGCAGCCCCCTCCCCATGCAGAACCCAGGAATCCAAGCCGACTGCCCTCCACGCCCCCTGGGTCCCCTCGTCCTCCCGCTTCCGGCCTTCCAGCCGGTCTTTCCTCTTTTGGGCTCGGTCGAGAGGCCGGGTTTCCGGGGGGAAGGCTTAGGCAGTGACACCGAGCCcagcctcctccaccccccaccacgctggggccctccctccctccccgccaccaCCGTCCGCGTTTGGCCGGCCgcggggaaggaagaaagaagcgaaggaggcggag GCATGGATCCGCAGCCCCCTCCACCCGCCCAGGGCAGCCCACCTCACCgtggccggggccggggccgtgGCCGAGGCCGTGGTAGAGGCCGGGGCCGTGGCAGGGGGGGCGCTGGAGCCCCTCGGGCGCCCCTGCCCTGCCCGACATGTGGCCGCCTCTTCCGCTTCCCCTACTACCTCTCCCGGCaccggctgagccactcaggcctccGACCCCACGCCTGCCCCCTGTGCCCCAAGGCCTTCCGCCGGCCCGCCCACCTCTCCCGCCACCTGCGTGGCCACGGGCCCCAACCGCCGCTGCGCTGCGCCGCCTGCCCCCGCACCTTCCCGGAGCCAGCCCAGCTTCGGCGCCACTTGGCCCAGGAGCACGCAGGCGGCGAGGTCGAGCTGGCCATCGAGAGGGCGGCCAAGGAGGCCGCGGAGTCGAGCTGGGGCTCCCAGGACGCCGGGGCGGAGCAGCCTACCACCGCTGCAGCGGGGGCCGCGGAGGAGGAGGCGGCGTGGCCCGAGACGTGGCCGGCAGGGGAGCCGGCCACGCTGGCTGCCCCCACAAGCGCCGAACCCCGGgagtcagaggaggaggaggccgagGCCGGGGCGGCGGAGCTGAGGGCCGAATTGGCACTGGCAGCCGGgcggcaggaggagaagcaggtccTGCTCCAGGCCGACTGGACGCTGCTGTGCCTCCGCTGTCGCGAAGCCTTCGCCACCAAGGGCGAGCTCAAAGCACACCCGTGTCTGCGCCCCGAGGGTGAACAGGAGGGTGAAGGGGGCCCCCCTCCCCGGCCCAAGCGCCACCAGTGCTCCATCTGCCTCAAGGCCTTCGCCAGGCCCTGGTCGCTGTCCCGCCACCGGCTGGTCCACTCCACCGACCGCCCTTTCGTGTGCCCAGACTGCGGCCTGGCCTTCCGCCTCGCCTCCTACCTCCGCCAGCACCGTCGTGTGCACGGCGCGCTCAGCCTCCTGGCCCCGCTGCCCCCGGCGGGCAAGAAGGACGACAAGGCACCGGGTGGACGGAACTCAGGGAAGGGGCCCGAGGGGGGCGAAGGGGCAGAGTGCGGGAGTGCCTCGGAGGGGGGAGAAGGCGGGCAGAATGGAGGGGAcgccgccccggcccggccccctgCGGGGGAGCCCCGCTTCTGGTGTCCCGAGTGTGGCAAAGGCTTCCGGCGCCGCGCGCACCTGCGGCAGCACGGGGTGACCCACTCAGGGGCGCGCCCCTTTCAGTGCGTGCGCTGCCAGAGGGAGTTCAAGCGGCTGGCCGACCTGGCCCGCCACGCGCAGGTGCACGCGGGAGGCCCGGCGCCGCACCCGTGCCCGCGCTGCCCGCGCCGCTTCTCGCGCGCCTACAGCCTCCTGCGCCACCAGCGCTGCCACCGGGCCGAGCTGGAGAGGGCGGCTGCGTTGCAGGCGCTCCAGGCCCAGGCCCCGCCgtcgcccccgccgcccccgccgcccccaccagctgggcaggaggaggaagggctccCGATGCCCATTGCACGCATCAAGGAAGAGCCACCCTCCCCGGGAACCCCACCCCAGTCgccaccaccgccgccgccggCTCCCCCTGTCTTCCTCAGCGCCTCCTGTTTCGACAGCCAAGACCACTCAGCCTTCGAGATGGAGGAAGAAGAAATTGACAGCAAGGCCCACCTTCGGGGGTTGGGAGGCCTGGCCTCCTGA
- the ZNF579 gene encoding zinc finger protein 579 isoform X1 produces MLLVPSLFFQTQPTDKHRQLEQVPDCFLPSFPSPLPFMLSLGALPYFFTQQVSSSFFFFFLTHSIPLGRSIMMPLEFPPDANLAHLQSFAVVCNHLVLIHLVPMSFCMFLSRSIWQSHSWNCSAVKAVPNFTSPALFREVLFPTLWLTVLNMYFTLSLQAYLCNKPSTARFRAFEMCGARLSPFPWLILLIPNPWLSSCRFQLKHYCLLEDLEDCSHPRGRQGRTARQPVAEAPAPRTELAHSMDPQPPPPAQGSPPHRGRGRGRGRGRGRGRGRGRGGAGAPRAPLPCPTCGRLFRFPYYLSRHRLSHSGLRPHACPLCPKAFRRPAHLSRHLRGHGPQPPLRCAACPRTFPEPAQLRRHLAQEHAGGEVELAIERAAKEAAESSWGSQDAGAEQPTTAAAGAAEEEAAWPETWPAGEPATLAAPTSAEPRESEEEEAEAGAAELRAELALAAGRQEEKQVLLQADWTLLCLRCREAFATKGELKAHPCLRPEGEQEGEGGPPPRPKRHQCSICLKAFARPWSLSRHRLVHSTDRPFVCPDCGLAFRLASYLRQHRRVHGALSLLAPLPPAGKKDDKAPGGRNSGKGPEGGEGAECGSASEGGEGGQNGGDAAPARPPAGEPRFWCPECGKGFRRRAHLRQHGVTHSGARPFQCVRCQREFKRLADLARHAQVHAGGPAPHPCPRCPRRFSRAYSLLRHQRCHRAELERAAALQALQAQAPPSPPPPPPPPPAGQEEEGLPMPIARIKEEPPSPGTPPQSPPPPPPAPPVFLSASCFDSQDHSAFEMEEEEIDSKAHLRGLGGLAS; encoded by the exons ATGTTGCTagttccctctctcttcttccagacACAACCCACTGATAAGCACAGACAGTTAGAACAGGTTCCAGACTGTTTTCTACCTTCCTTTCCATCCCCCCTTCCCTTCATGTTATCACTTGGAGCGCTTCCATATTTTTTTACACAGcaagtttcttcatcttttttttttttttttttgacacataGCATTCCATTGGGCAGATCAATCATGATGCCACTCGAATTCCCTCCGGATGCGAATTTAGCTCATCTCCAGTCTTTTGCAGTGGTGTGCAATCATCTGGTGCTGATTCACCTGGTACCGATGTCATTTTGCATGTTTCTGAGCAGATCTATCTGGCAGTCCCATTCCTGGAATTGTTCAGCTGTTAAGGCTGTTCCAAATTTCACTAGCCCAGCCCTGTTCAGAGAGGTCCTGTTTCCCACGCTCTGGCTGACAGTGCTCAACATGTACTTCACCTTAAGTCTGCAGGCCTATCTCTGCAACAAGCCCTCGACTGCTCGGTTTCGGGCATTTGAGATGTGTGGAGCAcgtctctctcctttcccttggCTCATCCTTCTCATCCCCAACCCTTGGCTTTCATCCTGCAGGTTTCAGCTGAAACACTATTGCCTCCTGGAAGACCTTGAGGACTGCTCTCACCCCAGGGGGAG ACAGGGTCGGACAGCCCGTCAGCCTGTCGCGGAGGCTCCAGCACCAAGGACAGAGCTAgcccaca GCATGGATCCGCAGCCCCCTCCACCCGCCCAGGGCAGCCCACCTCACCgtggccggggccggggccgtgGCCGAGGCCGTGGTAGAGGCCGGGGCCGTGGCAGGGGGGGCGCTGGAGCCCCTCGGGCGCCCCTGCCCTGCCCGACATGTGGCCGCCTCTTCCGCTTCCCCTACTACCTCTCCCGGCaccggctgagccactcaggcctccGACCCCACGCCTGCCCCCTGTGCCCCAAGGCCTTCCGCCGGCCCGCCCACCTCTCCCGCCACCTGCGTGGCCACGGGCCCCAACCGCCGCTGCGCTGCGCCGCCTGCCCCCGCACCTTCCCGGAGCCAGCCCAGCTTCGGCGCCACTTGGCCCAGGAGCACGCAGGCGGCGAGGTCGAGCTGGCCATCGAGAGGGCGGCCAAGGAGGCCGCGGAGTCGAGCTGGGGCTCCCAGGACGCCGGGGCGGAGCAGCCTACCACCGCTGCAGCGGGGGCCGCGGAGGAGGAGGCGGCGTGGCCCGAGACGTGGCCGGCAGGGGAGCCGGCCACGCTGGCTGCCCCCACAAGCGCCGAACCCCGGgagtcagaggaggaggaggccgagGCCGGGGCGGCGGAGCTGAGGGCCGAATTGGCACTGGCAGCCGGgcggcaggaggagaagcaggtccTGCTCCAGGCCGACTGGACGCTGCTGTGCCTCCGCTGTCGCGAAGCCTTCGCCACCAAGGGCGAGCTCAAAGCACACCCGTGTCTGCGCCCCGAGGGTGAACAGGAGGGTGAAGGGGGCCCCCCTCCCCGGCCCAAGCGCCACCAGTGCTCCATCTGCCTCAAGGCCTTCGCCAGGCCCTGGTCGCTGTCCCGCCACCGGCTGGTCCACTCCACCGACCGCCCTTTCGTGTGCCCAGACTGCGGCCTGGCCTTCCGCCTCGCCTCCTACCTCCGCCAGCACCGTCGTGTGCACGGCGCGCTCAGCCTCCTGGCCCCGCTGCCCCCGGCGGGCAAGAAGGACGACAAGGCACCGGGTGGACGGAACTCAGGGAAGGGGCCCGAGGGGGGCGAAGGGGCAGAGTGCGGGAGTGCCTCGGAGGGGGGAGAAGGCGGGCAGAATGGAGGGGAcgccgccccggcccggccccctgCGGGGGAGCCCCGCTTCTGGTGTCCCGAGTGTGGCAAAGGCTTCCGGCGCCGCGCGCACCTGCGGCAGCACGGGGTGACCCACTCAGGGGCGCGCCCCTTTCAGTGCGTGCGCTGCCAGAGGGAGTTCAAGCGGCTGGCCGACCTGGCCCGCCACGCGCAGGTGCACGCGGGAGGCCCGGCGCCGCACCCGTGCCCGCGCTGCCCGCGCCGCTTCTCGCGCGCCTACAGCCTCCTGCGCCACCAGCGCTGCCACCGGGCCGAGCTGGAGAGGGCGGCTGCGTTGCAGGCGCTCCAGGCCCAGGCCCCGCCgtcgcccccgccgcccccgccgcccccaccagctgggcaggaggaggaagggctccCGATGCCCATTGCACGCATCAAGGAAGAGCCACCCTCCCCGGGAACCCCACCCCAGTCgccaccaccgccgccgccggCTCCCCCTGTCTTCCTCAGCGCCTCCTGTTTCGACAGCCAAGACCACTCAGCCTTCGAGATGGAGGAAGAAGAAATTGACAGCAAGGCCCACCTTCGGGGGTTGGGAGGCCTGGCCTCCTGA
- the ZNF579 gene encoding zinc finger protein 579 isoform X3 has translation MNSEGGMFQLKHYCLLEDLEDCSHPRGRQGRTARQPVAEAPAPRTELAHSMDPQPPPPAQGSPPHRGRGRGRGRGRGRGRGRGRGGAGAPRAPLPCPTCGRLFRFPYYLSRHRLSHSGLRPHACPLCPKAFRRPAHLSRHLRGHGPQPPLRCAACPRTFPEPAQLRRHLAQEHAGGEVELAIERAAKEAAESSWGSQDAGAEQPTTAAAGAAEEEAAWPETWPAGEPATLAAPTSAEPRESEEEEAEAGAAELRAELALAAGRQEEKQVLLQADWTLLCLRCREAFATKGELKAHPCLRPEGEQEGEGGPPPRPKRHQCSICLKAFARPWSLSRHRLVHSTDRPFVCPDCGLAFRLASYLRQHRRVHGALSLLAPLPPAGKKDDKAPGGRNSGKGPEGGEGAECGSASEGGEGGQNGGDAAPARPPAGEPRFWCPECGKGFRRRAHLRQHGVTHSGARPFQCVRCQREFKRLADLARHAQVHAGGPAPHPCPRCPRRFSRAYSLLRHQRCHRAELERAAALQALQAQAPPSPPPPPPPPPAGQEEEGLPMPIARIKEEPPSPGTPPQSPPPPPPAPPVFLSASCFDSQDHSAFEMEEEEIDSKAHLRGLGGLAS, from the exons ATGAATTCCGAAGGTGGAAt GTTTCAGCTGAAACACTATTGCCTCCTGGAAGACCTTGAGGACTGCTCTCACCCCAGGGGGAG ACAGGGTCGGACAGCCCGTCAGCCTGTCGCGGAGGCTCCAGCACCAAGGACAGAGCTAgcccaca GCATGGATCCGCAGCCCCCTCCACCCGCCCAGGGCAGCCCACCTCACCgtggccggggccggggccgtgGCCGAGGCCGTGGTAGAGGCCGGGGCCGTGGCAGGGGGGGCGCTGGAGCCCCTCGGGCGCCCCTGCCCTGCCCGACATGTGGCCGCCTCTTCCGCTTCCCCTACTACCTCTCCCGGCaccggctgagccactcaggcctccGACCCCACGCCTGCCCCCTGTGCCCCAAGGCCTTCCGCCGGCCCGCCCACCTCTCCCGCCACCTGCGTGGCCACGGGCCCCAACCGCCGCTGCGCTGCGCCGCCTGCCCCCGCACCTTCCCGGAGCCAGCCCAGCTTCGGCGCCACTTGGCCCAGGAGCACGCAGGCGGCGAGGTCGAGCTGGCCATCGAGAGGGCGGCCAAGGAGGCCGCGGAGTCGAGCTGGGGCTCCCAGGACGCCGGGGCGGAGCAGCCTACCACCGCTGCAGCGGGGGCCGCGGAGGAGGAGGCGGCGTGGCCCGAGACGTGGCCGGCAGGGGAGCCGGCCACGCTGGCTGCCCCCACAAGCGCCGAACCCCGGgagtcagaggaggaggaggccgagGCCGGGGCGGCGGAGCTGAGGGCCGAATTGGCACTGGCAGCCGGgcggcaggaggagaagcaggtccTGCTCCAGGCCGACTGGACGCTGCTGTGCCTCCGCTGTCGCGAAGCCTTCGCCACCAAGGGCGAGCTCAAAGCACACCCGTGTCTGCGCCCCGAGGGTGAACAGGAGGGTGAAGGGGGCCCCCCTCCCCGGCCCAAGCGCCACCAGTGCTCCATCTGCCTCAAGGCCTTCGCCAGGCCCTGGTCGCTGTCCCGCCACCGGCTGGTCCACTCCACCGACCGCCCTTTCGTGTGCCCAGACTGCGGCCTGGCCTTCCGCCTCGCCTCCTACCTCCGCCAGCACCGTCGTGTGCACGGCGCGCTCAGCCTCCTGGCCCCGCTGCCCCCGGCGGGCAAGAAGGACGACAAGGCACCGGGTGGACGGAACTCAGGGAAGGGGCCCGAGGGGGGCGAAGGGGCAGAGTGCGGGAGTGCCTCGGAGGGGGGAGAAGGCGGGCAGAATGGAGGGGAcgccgccccggcccggccccctgCGGGGGAGCCCCGCTTCTGGTGTCCCGAGTGTGGCAAAGGCTTCCGGCGCCGCGCGCACCTGCGGCAGCACGGGGTGACCCACTCAGGGGCGCGCCCCTTTCAGTGCGTGCGCTGCCAGAGGGAGTTCAAGCGGCTGGCCGACCTGGCCCGCCACGCGCAGGTGCACGCGGGAGGCCCGGCGCCGCACCCGTGCCCGCGCTGCCCGCGCCGCTTCTCGCGCGCCTACAGCCTCCTGCGCCACCAGCGCTGCCACCGGGCCGAGCTGGAGAGGGCGGCTGCGTTGCAGGCGCTCCAGGCCCAGGCCCCGCCgtcgcccccgccgcccccgccgcccccaccagctgggcaggaggaggaagggctccCGATGCCCATTGCACGCATCAAGGAAGAGCCACCCTCCCCGGGAACCCCACCCCAGTCgccaccaccgccgccgccggCTCCCCCTGTCTTCCTCAGCGCCTCCTGTTTCGACAGCCAAGACCACTCAGCCTTCGAGATGGAGGAAGAAGAAATTGACAGCAAGGCCCACCTTCGGGGGTTGGGAGGCCTGGCCTCCTGA
- the FIZ1 gene encoding flt3-interacting zinc finger protein 1 isoform X1 has product MGRETGKGGWWGWGEAKGAGERRSVGEKRAEAEVEGPPGGSDAAPAAQNVGAQREVESLHSPLPSHHAIMADTPLPVPPVPAPAPAPAPPAAAPRVPFHCSECGKSFRYRSDLRRHFARHTALKPHACPRCGKGFKHSFNLANHLRSHTGERPYRCSACPKGFRDSTGLLHHQVVHTGEKPYCCLVCELRFSSRSSLGRHLKRQHRGVLPSPLQPGPGLPALSAPCSVCCNVGPCSVCGGAGAGGGEGPEGAGAGPGSWGLAEAAAAAAAASLPPFACGACARRFDHGRELAAHWAAHTDVKPFKCPRCERDFNAPALLERHKLTHDLQGPGAPPVQAWAPGASAGPDPAGDVGGAVEAGDAQAAWDGGLLLGRTGGGVPELAGLLPEGGGEAPAPAAEASEDTLYQCDCGTFFASAAALASHLEAHSGPATYGCGHCGALYAALAALEEHRRASHGEGGGAEAASAAPEGEPASGEAASASGRGKKIFGCSECEKLFRSPRDLERHVLVHTGEKPFPCLECGKFFRHECYLKRHRLLHGTERPFPCHICGKGFITLSNLSRHLKLHRGMD; this is encoded by the exons AGAGAGCCTCCATTCGCCACTGCCTTCCCACCACGCCATCATGGCTGATACCCCGCTGCCAGTGCCCCCGGTCCCTgccccggccccagccccagcgCCTCCCGCTGCTGCTCCCCGGGTTCCGTTTCACTGCAGTGAGTGTGGCAAGAGCTTCCGCTACCGCTCGGACCTTCGGCGTCACTTCGCCCGGCACACTGCCCTCAAACCCCACGCGTGTCCACGCTGTGGCAAGGGCTTCAAACACAGCTTCAACCTGGCCAACCACCTGCGTTCGCACACCGGCGAGCGGCCCTACCGCTGCTCTGCCTGCCCTAAAGGGTTCCGAGACTCCACCGGCCTGCTACACCACCAG gtCGTCCACACTGGTGAGAAGCCCTACTGCTGCCTGGTGTGTGAGCTCCGCTTCTCCTCACGCTCCAGCCTGGGCCGCCACCTCAAGCGCCAGCACCGCGGGGTGCTCCCGTCCCCGCTGCAACCCGGCCCAGGCCTGCCGGCCCTGAGCGCACCCTGCTCTGTCTGCTGCAATGTGGGGCCCTGCTCAGTGTGCGGGGGCGCGGGGGCCGGTGGTGGCGAGGGCCCAGAGGGGGCAGGTGCGGGCCCGGGCAGCTGGGGGCTGGCAGAggccgccgccgcggccgccgccgcctcgcTGCCCCCCTTTGCGTGTGGAGCCTGCGCGCGGCGCTTTGACCATGGCCGTGAGCTGGCGGCCCACTGGGCGGCGCACACCGACGTGAAGCCCTTCAAGTGCCCGCGTTGTGAGCGCGACTTCAACGCCCCCGCGCTGCTGGAGCGGCACAAGCTGACGCACGACCTGCAGGGCCCGGGCGCGCCCCCAGTGCAGGCCTGGGCCCCGGGCGCCAGCGCAGGGCCCGACCCGGCCGGCGACGTCGGTGGCGCGGTGGAGGCGGGTGATGCCCAGGCGGCCTGGGATGGCGGGCTGCTCCTGGGCCGCACTGGGGGCGGCGTGCCCGAGCTCGCGGGGCTGCTCCCGGAAGGCGGCGGGGAGGCTCCTGCCCCAGCGGCCGAGGCGTCCGAAGACACCCTGTACCAGTGCGACTGCGGGACCTTCTTCGCGTCGGCCGCGGCACTGGCCAGCCACCTGGAGGCCCACTCGGGCCCCGCCACCTACGGCTGCGGCCACTGCGGGGCCCTGTACGCGGCTCTGGCGGCCCTGGAGGAGCACCGGCGGGCGAGCCACGGCGAGGGCGGCGGAGCAGAGGCGGCATCCGCGGCCCCAGAGGGGGAGCCAGCGTCCGGCGAGGCCGCGTCTGCCTCCGGCCGGGGCAAGAAGATCTTCGGCTGCTCCGAGTGCGAGAAGCTGTTCCGCTCGCCGCGCGACCTGGAGCGCCACGTGCTGGTGCACACGGGCGAGAAGCCATTCCCGTGCCTCGAGTGCGGCAAGTTCTTCCGCCACGAGTGCTACCTCAAGCGCCACCGGCTGCTGCATGGCACCGAGAGGCCCTTCCCCTGCCACATCTGCGGCAAGGGCTTCATCACGCTCAGCAACCTCTCACGGCACCTGAAGCTGCACCGCGGCATGGACTGA
- the FIZ1 gene encoding flt3-interacting zinc finger protein 1 isoform X2, whose translation MADTPLPVPPVPAPAPAPAPPAAAPRVPFHCSECGKSFRYRSDLRRHFARHTALKPHACPRCGKGFKHSFNLANHLRSHTGERPYRCSACPKGFRDSTGLLHHQVVHTGEKPYCCLVCELRFSSRSSLGRHLKRQHRGVLPSPLQPGPGLPALSAPCSVCCNVGPCSVCGGAGAGGGEGPEGAGAGPGSWGLAEAAAAAAAASLPPFACGACARRFDHGRELAAHWAAHTDVKPFKCPRCERDFNAPALLERHKLTHDLQGPGAPPVQAWAPGASAGPDPAGDVGGAVEAGDAQAAWDGGLLLGRTGGGVPELAGLLPEGGGEAPAPAAEASEDTLYQCDCGTFFASAAALASHLEAHSGPATYGCGHCGALYAALAALEEHRRASHGEGGGAEAASAAPEGEPASGEAASASGRGKKIFGCSECEKLFRSPRDLERHVLVHTGEKPFPCLECGKFFRHECYLKRHRLLHGTERPFPCHICGKGFITLSNLSRHLKLHRGMD comes from the exons ATGGCTGATACCCCGCTGCCAGTGCCCCCGGTCCCTgccccggccccagccccagcgCCTCCCGCTGCTGCTCCCCGGGTTCCGTTTCACTGCAGTGAGTGTGGCAAGAGCTTCCGCTACCGCTCGGACCTTCGGCGTCACTTCGCCCGGCACACTGCCCTCAAACCCCACGCGTGTCCACGCTGTGGCAAGGGCTTCAAACACAGCTTCAACCTGGCCAACCACCTGCGTTCGCACACCGGCGAGCGGCCCTACCGCTGCTCTGCCTGCCCTAAAGGGTTCCGAGACTCCACCGGCCTGCTACACCACCAG gtCGTCCACACTGGTGAGAAGCCCTACTGCTGCCTGGTGTGTGAGCTCCGCTTCTCCTCACGCTCCAGCCTGGGCCGCCACCTCAAGCGCCAGCACCGCGGGGTGCTCCCGTCCCCGCTGCAACCCGGCCCAGGCCTGCCGGCCCTGAGCGCACCCTGCTCTGTCTGCTGCAATGTGGGGCCCTGCTCAGTGTGCGGGGGCGCGGGGGCCGGTGGTGGCGAGGGCCCAGAGGGGGCAGGTGCGGGCCCGGGCAGCTGGGGGCTGGCAGAggccgccgccgcggccgccgccgcctcgcTGCCCCCCTTTGCGTGTGGAGCCTGCGCGCGGCGCTTTGACCATGGCCGTGAGCTGGCGGCCCACTGGGCGGCGCACACCGACGTGAAGCCCTTCAAGTGCCCGCGTTGTGAGCGCGACTTCAACGCCCCCGCGCTGCTGGAGCGGCACAAGCTGACGCACGACCTGCAGGGCCCGGGCGCGCCCCCAGTGCAGGCCTGGGCCCCGGGCGCCAGCGCAGGGCCCGACCCGGCCGGCGACGTCGGTGGCGCGGTGGAGGCGGGTGATGCCCAGGCGGCCTGGGATGGCGGGCTGCTCCTGGGCCGCACTGGGGGCGGCGTGCCCGAGCTCGCGGGGCTGCTCCCGGAAGGCGGCGGGGAGGCTCCTGCCCCAGCGGCCGAGGCGTCCGAAGACACCCTGTACCAGTGCGACTGCGGGACCTTCTTCGCGTCGGCCGCGGCACTGGCCAGCCACCTGGAGGCCCACTCGGGCCCCGCCACCTACGGCTGCGGCCACTGCGGGGCCCTGTACGCGGCTCTGGCGGCCCTGGAGGAGCACCGGCGGGCGAGCCACGGCGAGGGCGGCGGAGCAGAGGCGGCATCCGCGGCCCCAGAGGGGGAGCCAGCGTCCGGCGAGGCCGCGTCTGCCTCCGGCCGGGGCAAGAAGATCTTCGGCTGCTCCGAGTGCGAGAAGCTGTTCCGCTCGCCGCGCGACCTGGAGCGCCACGTGCTGGTGCACACGGGCGAGAAGCCATTCCCGTGCCTCGAGTGCGGCAAGTTCTTCCGCCACGAGTGCTACCTCAAGCGCCACCGGCTGCTGCATGGCACCGAGAGGCCCTTCCCCTGCCACATCTGCGGCAAGGGCTTCATCACGCTCAGCAACCTCTCACGGCACCTGAAGCTGCACCGCGGCATGGACTGA